From the genome of Candidatus Angelobacter sp.:
CGAAGCTCCAATTTGCACGATGGCGACGCTCACCCCCAAAACGCCTGAACCCGCCACTCCTTCGCCATCCGTTGCGTTGGGCGACACGCTCAAACGCAAAATTCTTTCTCTTCAGAGCTATTCTCAACTGGTCGGCGATGCGGTTTCGAAGATCTTCACGGCGCCTCACTACCCGGAAGACGTGCTGGAACAGATGGACGCCATCGGCGTCGGCTCGCTTCCGATTATTCTCCTCACGGGCTTTTTTATCGGCGGCGTGATGGTTTTGAACACAGCGCAGCAATTCCAGCGATTTGGAGAAACGGCGCTGACGGGCGACACCGTGGCGATCGCTCTGGTGCGCGAACTGGGCCCGACGATTGCGGGACTGCTGGTCACTGGACGAAATGGTTCGGGCATCGCTTCGGAGTTGGGGTCGATGGTGGTGACGGAGCAGGTGGACGCAATGCGCGCGCTGGGGACGGACCCGGTACGAAAGCTAGTCGTCCCGCGGCTGATTGCCACGGTGCTCGTTTTGCCGTTGCTCACGGCCGTGGCTGACCTGATAGGTCTGATCGGAGGCTATATCGTCGCCCATTTCACACTAGGCTTGAGCGCCGCCGAATTCTGGAATCGCGCTGTCAACGCCTTGGCTTTTGGCGACCTCTTCATGGGTCTTGCCAAGCCTTTCGTTTTCGCCATTATCATTTCCACGGTGGCATGCTACTACGGCCTGCGAACGCGCGGCGGCACGCAAGGTGTCGGCCGTGCCACCACGACCGCCGTCGTCGTGGCTTCCGTCGCGATTCTCGTCAGCGACTTCTTTTTGGGCAAGCTCTTGCTGTACTGGTTTACCTAGCGATGCCGTGCCCGGTTTTCCCCGGCCGCGTGCGCGTTTCCATCTATAATCAAGTCGCGTACGGGAATGGAGCGCGATGTCAAGCCAGCCCATAAGTAATGTCGTTCCGGGTGAACCTTTAATCCGCTTCGAGGACGTGAGCATTTCCTTCGATGAAGGCGAAGTGCTTCGCGGCATCTCGTTCGAAGTGGTTCCCGGCGAGACGAAGGTTGTCGTCGGAGAAAGCGGCTCCGGTAAGACTGTTCTTCTGAAACTGGCGGCGGGGCTGTTGCGTCCGGAGTCTGGCCGCGTTGTCGTGATGGGGCACGACCTCACCGCCATGAACGAAGTGGAGTTGCTCGACTTCCGGCGGCGCATCGGTTTTGTTTTCCAGGAAGGGGCGCTGTTCGATTCGCTGAACGTGGCGGAGAATGTTTCGTTTCGCCTCGACGAAGAAGCTGTTCCCCCTGAGGAAACTGAACCGCGAGTTCGCGAAGCCCTTCGTTTCGTCGAAATGGAGGGCTCATACAACAAATTCCCCGATGAACTTTCCGGAGGGATGCGTCGCCGCGTGTCCATCGCACGCGCTCTGATCAACCAGCCGCCCATCGTCTACTACGATTCGCCGACCGGCGGCCTGGACCCAATTACGAGTCAGACTATCATTACGCTTATCCTGCGCCTGCGCGACCTGAGCGGAGTTACGTCGCTGCTCGCAACCCATCGTCTTCAGGACGCTTTCGGTTTGGCGAATTTCGTGTTTGATTCAAAATCCGACCACGTTGTTCCTGTCTGGGAAGAAAAGGATGGACGCCATTTTTCGCCGACCAACTTTCTGGTGCTGCGTGACGCGCAAGTTTATTTTCAAGGCGAGACGCAGGAGCTATTGGAGTCGAGTGATCCCTATCTTCGTGAATTTTTATCTTGAAGAACATTTTGTGGTTGCGGAATAAACATTTTCTTTGAAATTCGATTGAGTTCACAGGAGGAGAGAAATGGCGCAACGGAAACAACTCACGTGGACGGAACTTCGCGTAGGCCTGTTTGTTCTGGCCGGATTGGCGCTGCTGGCAGTCGCCATTTTTTACGTCACCGGTGTGAATTGGGGCGCAAAATATTCGCTCAAGACCTATTTGCCAGAGGTTTCGGACCTCCAGGTGGGCGCGCCCGTGAGTCTGGACGGCGTGACGGTCGGCAGTGTGCAGCACCTCAAAATCAATCCGTATCCCACGGATCGCATGCACAATATTGAAATCGACATGCGCGTTGATAAGCGCTATCAAAGTCTGATTCGTACCGATTCGCAGGCCAGCCTTGTGACCTCAGGTCTTCTCGGCA
Proteins encoded in this window:
- a CDS encoding ATP-binding cassette domain-containing protein, with product MSSQPISNVVPGEPLIRFEDVSISFDEGEVLRGISFEVVPGETKVVVGESGSGKTVLLKLAAGLLRPESGRVVVMGHDLTAMNEVELLDFRRRIGFVFQEGALFDSLNVAENVSFRLDEEAVPPEETEPRVREALRFVEMEGSYNKFPDELSGGMRRRVSIARALINQPPIVYYDSPTGGLDPITSQTIITLILRLRDLSGVTSLLATHRLQDAFGLANFVFDSKSDHVVPVWEEKDGRHFSPTNFLVLRDAQVYFQGETQELLESSDPYLREFLS
- a CDS encoding ABC transporter permease, whose amino-acid sequence is MATLTPKTPEPATPSPSVALGDTLKRKILSLQSYSQLVGDAVSKIFTAPHYPEDVLEQMDAIGVGSLPIILLTGFFIGGVMVLNTAQQFQRFGETALTGDTVAIALVRELGPTIAGLLVTGRNGSGIASELGSMVVTEQVDAMRALGTDPVRKLVVPRLIATVLVLPLLTAVADLIGLIGGYIVAHFTLGLSAAEFWNRAVNALAFGDLFMGLAKPFVFAIIISTVACYYGLRTRGGTQGVGRATTTAVVVASVAILVSDFFLGKLLLYWFT
- a CDS encoding MCE family protein, yielding MAQRKQLTWTELRVGLFVLAGLALLAVAIFYVTGVNWGAKYSLKTYLPEVSDLQVGAPVSLDGVTVGSVQHLKINPYPTDRMHNIEIDMRVDKRYQSLIRTDSQASLVTSGLLGNRYVTVSRGFQGAVVQNQGTVPGKAGNDMQEIVERGVELEANLGQLTQQVGDIIGAVRKGQGTIGKLIYDPS